A window from Leifsonia shinshuensis encodes these proteins:
- a CDS encoding TetR family transcriptional regulator, with product MSELAERRRPGRPRKERGAASARSAILRAAADEFAERGYEAASLRAVARRAGVDSALVHHYFDGKADLFAATLEVPLRPDRVLDVVLAGPRDRVGESLVRYILERLDDEKSARRMVVVLRTVLGSGPGTRMVREFLQREVLSKLASLSDAPDASLRGELAAAQLVGIMMTRYALQVEPIASTPAEDLARRVGPVLQWHLFGDPDAPVS from the coding sequence GTGAGCGAGCTGGCCGAACGTCGCCGACCCGGGCGGCCGCGCAAGGAGCGCGGCGCGGCGTCCGCGCGCTCGGCGATCCTGCGCGCGGCGGCCGACGAGTTCGCCGAGCGCGGCTACGAGGCAGCCTCGCTCCGTGCGGTCGCGCGCCGCGCTGGCGTCGACTCCGCGCTCGTCCACCACTACTTCGACGGCAAGGCGGACCTGTTCGCCGCGACGCTCGAGGTGCCGCTGCGGCCCGACCGCGTGCTCGACGTGGTGCTGGCGGGCCCCCGCGACCGGGTGGGGGAGTCGCTGGTGCGCTACATCCTGGAGCGCCTCGACGACGAGAAGTCCGCCCGGCGGATGGTCGTGGTGCTGCGCACCGTGCTGGGCAGCGGGCCGGGCACGCGGATGGTGCGGGAGTTCCTGCAGCGGGAGGTGCTGTCGAAGCTCGCCTCCCTGAGCGACGCGCCCGACGCATCCCTGCGCGGGGAGCTCGCCGCCGCCCAGCTGGTCGGGATCATGATGACCCGTTACGCGCTGCAGGTCGAGCCGATCGCGAGCACGCCCGCGGAGGATCTCGCGCGCCGGGTCGGGCCGGTGCTCCAGTGGCACCTGTTCGGCGACCCCGACGCGCCTGTCTCCTGA
- a CDS encoding LemA family protein, which translates to MEWLIPVIIVVVIVAIIGIYLWATYNSLVTLKVRVDEAWSDITVQLKRRADLIPNLIETVKGYAAHERGVFESVTQARAETLSAQTPGEASVAENHMQTALKSIFAVAEAYPQLQASQNFLRLQADLVDTEDKIQASRRFYNGGVREFNTKIKVFPNNLFARRLGFTEREFFEVDNLAAIAEPPRVQF; encoded by the coding sequence ATGGAATGGCTCATTCCGGTCATCATCGTCGTCGTGATCGTGGCGATCATCGGGATCTATCTGTGGGCCACCTACAACTCCCTCGTGACGCTGAAAGTCCGTGTGGACGAGGCGTGGAGCGACATCACGGTGCAGCTGAAGCGCCGTGCCGACCTCATCCCGAACCTGATCGAGACGGTCAAGGGATACGCCGCGCACGAACGCGGGGTGTTCGAGTCGGTGACGCAGGCGCGCGCCGAGACGCTGTCCGCGCAGACGCCCGGTGAGGCGTCGGTCGCCGAGAACCACATGCAGACCGCGCTGAAGAGCATCTTCGCCGTGGCCGAGGCGTACCCGCAGCTGCAGGCGAGCCAGAACTTCCTGCGTCTGCAGGCCGACCTGGTCGACACCGAGGACAAGATCCAGGCGTCGCGCCGGTTCTACAACGGCGGCGTCCGCGAGTTCAACACCAAGATCAAGGTCTTCCCGAACAACCTGTTCGCCCGACGCCTTGGCTTCACCGAGCGCGAGTTCTTCGAGGTCGACAACCTCGCCGCGATCGCCGAGCCTCCGCGCGTCCAGTTCTAG
- a CDS encoding M48 family metalloprotease: protein MYRAIARNKRNTVFIILLFLVLIGALGWLASVIYQSYTILVVVLIGAILYALFQYYLASSQALSMSGAIPIQKADNPRLWNIVENLSITTGTPMPAVYIVNDPAPNAFATGRDPQHASVAATTGLLDIMTDAELEGVMAHELGHVRNYDIRLGMIVFGLTVAIGFIADIFLRMAFFGGNRNNNNGGGNPVVLVFGLIAAIVAPLVATLVQLAVSRQREYLADATGALTTRHPDALASALLKLEAYGRPMRKQNSSMAHLWINDPLKPGLVARLFSTHPPIPERVERLESMGGSF from the coding sequence ATGTACAGGGCGATCGCCAGGAACAAGCGCAACACCGTCTTCATCATCCTGCTGTTCCTGGTACTCATCGGTGCGCTCGGATGGCTGGCCTCGGTCATCTACCAGAGCTACACGATCCTCGTGGTCGTGCTCATCGGGGCGATCCTCTACGCGCTGTTCCAGTACTACCTGGCGAGCAGTCAGGCGCTGAGCATGTCGGGGGCCATCCCCATCCAGAAGGCGGACAACCCGCGCCTCTGGAACATCGTCGAGAACCTGTCGATCACGACGGGGACGCCCATGCCGGCGGTCTACATCGTCAACGACCCGGCGCCGAACGCGTTCGCGACCGGGCGCGACCCGCAGCACGCGTCGGTCGCCGCCACGACGGGGCTGCTCGACATCATGACGGATGCGGAGCTCGAGGGCGTCATGGCGCACGAGCTCGGGCACGTGCGCAACTACGACATCCGGCTCGGGATGATCGTGTTCGGCCTCACCGTCGCGATCGGCTTCATCGCCGACATCTTCCTGCGGATGGCGTTCTTCGGCGGCAACCGGAACAACAACAACGGCGGCGGCAACCCGGTCGTGCTGGTGTTCGGGCTGATCGCCGCGATCGTGGCGCCGCTGGTCGCGACGCTGGTGCAGCTGGCCGTCTCGCGGCAGCGTGAGTACCTGGCCGACGCGACGGGTGCGCTGACGACGCGGCACCCGGACGCCCTGGCGAGCGCGCTGCTCAAGCTGGAGGCGTACGGCCGCCCGATGCGCAAGCAGAACTCCTCCATGGCGCACCTGTGGATCAACGACCCGCTGAAGCCGGGCCTCGTAGCGCGCCTGTTCTCGACGCACCCGCCGATCCCCGAGCGCGTCGAGCGCCTGGAGTCGATGGGCGGCAGCTTCTAG
- a CDS encoding D-arabinono-1,4-lactone oxidase, producing the protein MTAVGGLWRNWGRTEAVRPQRVERPASAEAVQRAVQAAIRTGMRVKPVGAGHSFTGIAVAPGVQLDLEDLNGILDVDLERGRVTLAAGTHLHQLPRLLRPHGLALENMGDIDRQTIAGATSTGTHGTGGSFGGLATQIVGLTLVTGLGELLRIDETQNAELLPAARLGLGALGVIVDVTLQCVPAYLLQAVERPEPLQATMESYLERSAAEDHFEFYWFPHTETALTKTNTRLPLTAERKPLSRAGRWVDDELLANGVYRGVCALGAVAPGVIPPFSRLAQRLTGNRDFTDHAPRVFVTNRTVRFREMEYALPREAVPAALAEVKALIERRGWRISFPIEVRSAAADDNWLSTAYGRESGYIAVHRYYREDQRAYFSAVEEIMVAHEGRPHWGKLHSRDADALRAVYPRFDDFLAVRDRLDPDRRFENVYLRRVLGP; encoded by the coding sequence GTGACGGCGGTCGGCGGACTCTGGCGCAACTGGGGGCGGACCGAGGCGGTGCGCCCGCAGCGCGTCGAGCGTCCCGCGTCCGCCGAGGCGGTGCAGCGCGCGGTGCAGGCGGCCATCCGCACCGGGATGCGCGTCAAACCCGTCGGCGCGGGCCACAGCTTCACGGGCATCGCTGTCGCACCCGGCGTGCAGCTCGACCTCGAGGATCTGAACGGCATCCTGGATGTGGACCTCGAACGCGGACGGGTCACGCTCGCGGCGGGCACGCACCTGCATCAGCTGCCGCGGTTGCTCCGGCCCCACGGGCTGGCGCTGGAGAACATGGGCGACATCGACCGCCAGACCATCGCGGGCGCCACCTCCACCGGCACGCACGGGACGGGCGGATCGTTCGGCGGCCTCGCGACGCAGATCGTCGGCCTCACCCTGGTGACCGGACTGGGGGAGCTGCTGCGCATCGACGAGACGCAGAACGCGGAGCTGCTCCCGGCCGCCCGGCTCGGGCTGGGGGCGCTCGGCGTGATCGTCGACGTCACGCTGCAGTGCGTCCCGGCGTACCTGCTCCAGGCCGTCGAGCGGCCGGAACCGCTGCAGGCGACGATGGAGTCGTACCTCGAGCGGTCCGCCGCGGAGGACCATTTCGAGTTCTACTGGTTCCCGCACACGGAGACGGCGCTCACCAAGACGAACACCCGGCTGCCGCTCACGGCCGAGCGCAAGCCGCTGTCACGTGCCGGGCGCTGGGTCGACGACGAACTGCTCGCCAACGGCGTCTACCGCGGCGTCTGCGCGCTCGGCGCCGTCGCACCCGGCGTCATCCCGCCGTTCAGCCGCCTGGCGCAACGGCTCACTGGCAACCGCGACTTCACGGACCACGCGCCGCGCGTCTTCGTCACCAACCGCACCGTCCGGTTCCGCGAGATGGAGTACGCCCTGCCCCGGGAGGCGGTGCCCGCGGCGCTCGCCGAAGTGAAGGCGCTGATCGAGCGGCGCGGCTGGCGCATCTCCTTCCCGATCGAGGTGCGCAGCGCGGCGGCCGACGACAACTGGCTCTCCACCGCCTACGGGCGCGAGAGCGGCTACATCGCGGTGCACCGGTACTACCGGGAGGACCAGCGCGCGTACTTCTCGGCGGTCGAGGAGATCATGGTCGCGCACGAGGGCCGGCCGCACTGGGGCAAGCTGCACAGCCGGGATGCGGACGCGCTGCGTGCGGTCTACCCGCGGTTCGACGACTTCCTCGCGGTGCGCGACCGGCTCGACCCGGACCGCCGCTTCGAGAACGTCTACCTGCGCCGCGTGCTCGGGCCCTGA
- a CDS encoding alanine racemase yields the protein MTDLNLATPPVAAERTWTTPDVFWPSLSAATAQLDPPLAVLHLPALRHNAHDMLRRATVPSGRAAKSIRVASKSVRVRSVLDAVLALPGYAGVLAYTLPEALWLAEGDAEHPPVEDVVVGYPTADRGAIRRLAASPELASRVTLMVDSIAHLDLIDAIVPPGSRETIRLCLELDSSWLAPVLGHVGVYRSPVHSAAAARELAAAIVRRPGFALVGMMGYEAQIAGQGDNPPGKPAWGATLRWMQKNSREELLGRRGEAVAAVRAIADLEFVNGGGTGSLEFTASDDAVTEIAAGSGLFGGHLFDTYRSFRPAPAASFALSVVRRPDAGTATLLGGGWIASGPPGPDRMPSVEWPTGLSMVTREMAGEVQTPLTGAAASVMRIGDRVWLRHTKSGELSEHVDAFHLVDTVDGRARVVGEAATYRGDGKVFL from the coding sequence ATGACCGACCTGAACCTCGCCACCCCGCCGGTCGCCGCCGAGCGCACCTGGACGACGCCCGACGTGTTCTGGCCGTCGCTCTCCGCCGCGACCGCGCAGCTGGACCCGCCGCTCGCCGTGCTGCACCTGCCCGCCCTCCGCCACAACGCGCACGACATGCTGCGGCGCGCGACCGTGCCGTCGGGGCGCGCGGCGAAGAGCATCCGGGTCGCGTCCAAGTCGGTGCGCGTCCGGTCGGTGCTGGATGCGGTGCTCGCGCTGCCCGGGTACGCGGGCGTGCTCGCGTACACGCTGCCCGAGGCGCTGTGGCTCGCCGAGGGTGACGCCGAGCATCCGCCCGTCGAGGATGTCGTGGTCGGATACCCGACCGCCGACCGGGGCGCGATCCGGCGGCTCGCGGCGTCGCCCGAGCTCGCGTCCCGGGTGACGCTGATGGTCGACTCGATCGCGCACCTCGACCTCATCGACGCCATCGTGCCTCCAGGCTCGCGCGAGACCATCCGGTTGTGCCTCGAACTCGACTCCTCCTGGCTCGCGCCGGTGCTCGGCCACGTCGGGGTCTACCGGTCGCCGGTGCACTCGGCCGCGGCCGCTCGCGAGCTGGCGGCGGCGATCGTCCGCCGCCCCGGCTTCGCCCTCGTCGGGATGATGGGCTACGAGGCGCAGATCGCCGGCCAGGGCGACAATCCCCCCGGGAAGCCGGCGTGGGGCGCGACACTGCGCTGGATGCAGAAGAACTCCCGCGAGGAGCTGCTCGGGCGACGTGGCGAGGCGGTCGCCGCGGTGCGTGCGATCGCCGACCTGGAGTTCGTGAACGGCGGCGGAACCGGGTCGCTGGAGTTCACCGCCTCCGACGACGCGGTGACCGAGATCGCCGCGGGCAGCGGGCTCTTCGGCGGGCACCTGTTCGACACGTACCGGTCGTTCCGTCCGGCGCCGGCCGCATCCTTCGCCCTCTCGGTCGTGCGCCGCCCGGATGCGGGCACGGCGACGCTGCTCGGCGGCGGCTGGATCGCCTCCGGCCCGCCCGGGCCCGACCGGATGCCGTCGGTGGAGTGGCCGACCGGCCTGTCGATGGTGACGCGCGAGATGGCCGGCGAGGTGCAGACACCGCTGACCGGGGCCGCCGCGAGCGTCATGCGCATCGGCGACCGCGTCTGGCTGCGGCACACGAAGTCGGGCGAGCTCAGCGAGCACGTCGACGCCTTCCACCTGGTGGACACGGTGGACGGCCGGGCGCGCGTGGTCGGCGAGGCGGCCACGTATCGCGGCGACGGCAAGGTCTTCCTGTGA
- a CDS encoding MFS transporter, with translation MTNTSTPAVFAEPVRKVPGRWIAAFAVAWLGVWMAQLAPIQKLLPDQVQTELHTTSWVDNVVAFGVISGISGVCAIVAYPLTGALSDRTTSRFGRRRPWIAAGALVFAVSLVLLGLQTSIVGMGVFWSLALTGFCILTAALTATISDQVPVDQRGYVSGWISAPQAIGIILGVALVTYVFVGAFVGYTAMAVLLLILALPFLLLPDAVLPPELRERMSVRGVIEGLWISPRAHPDFGWTLLSRVLVNFGNAFGTSLLLYFLEFGLRDPNADDDLLVLILIYMVFVIVASLVLGRLSDRLGRRKAFVFASSAVQGVAALLLAFVPDLSVAFIAAALLGVGYGCFLSVDQALATQVLPDPETRGKDLGIMNIALAVPQAVAPLFGAMIVAALGGFAGLFVLSALFAFAGAFAVARVKAVR, from the coding sequence ATGACGAACACCTCCACGCCGGCGGTCTTCGCCGAGCCCGTCCGCAAGGTGCCGGGCCGGTGGATCGCCGCCTTCGCCGTCGCCTGGCTGGGGGTGTGGATGGCGCAGCTCGCGCCCATCCAGAAGCTCCTGCCCGACCAGGTGCAGACCGAGCTGCACACCACGTCGTGGGTCGACAACGTCGTGGCGTTCGGCGTGATCTCGGGCATCTCGGGCGTCTGCGCGATCGTCGCCTACCCGCTGACGGGTGCGCTCTCCGACCGGACCACGAGCCGGTTCGGCCGCCGCCGCCCGTGGATCGCGGCGGGCGCCCTGGTCTTCGCGGTGTCCCTCGTCCTGCTCGGGCTGCAGACGAGCATCGTCGGGATGGGCGTGTTCTGGTCGCTGGCGCTCACGGGGTTCTGCATCCTCACCGCGGCGCTCACGGCGACCATCAGCGACCAGGTGCCGGTCGACCAGCGCGGCTACGTGAGCGGCTGGATCAGCGCCCCGCAGGCGATCGGGATCATCCTCGGCGTCGCCCTGGTCACCTACGTCTTCGTCGGCGCCTTCGTCGGGTACACCGCGATGGCGGTGCTGCTGCTCATCCTCGCGCTGCCGTTCCTGCTGCTCCCGGATGCCGTGCTCCCGCCGGAGCTGCGCGAACGGATGTCGGTGCGCGGAGTCATCGAGGGGCTGTGGATCAGCCCGCGCGCTCACCCCGACTTCGGCTGGACGCTGCTCAGCCGTGTGCTCGTCAACTTCGGCAACGCGTTCGGGACGTCGCTGCTGCTGTACTTCCTGGAGTTCGGCCTGCGCGACCCGAACGCGGACGACGACCTGCTCGTCCTCATCCTCATCTACATGGTGTTCGTCATCGTCGCGTCGCTCGTGCTCGGGCGGCTCTCCGACCGGCTGGGGCGCCGCAAGGCGTTCGTGTTCGCGTCCTCGGCGGTGCAGGGGGTCGCGGCGCTGCTGCTCGCCTTCGTGCCGGATCTGTCGGTCGCGTTCATCGCGGCCGCGCTGCTGGGCGTCGGGTACGGCTGCTTCCTCAGCGTCGACCAGGCGCTCGCGACGCAAGTGCTGCCCGACCCGGAGACCCGCGGCAAAGACCTGGGGATCATGAACATCGCCCTCGCCGTTCCGCAGGCCGTCGCCCCGCTCTTCGGCGCGATGATCGTCGCCGCCCTCGGCGGCTTCGCCGGCCTGTTCGTCCTGTCCGCCCTGTTCGCGTTCGCGGGTGCGTTCGCGGTCGCCCGAGTGAAAGCGGTGCGCTGA
- a CDS encoding TetR family transcriptional regulator, giving the protein MTRIPVADRRTALVQAALRLIARDGVAAATTRRIVAEADMPLASFHYVFASRDELMAELIEAAVESEQRDFAPVLAGCDGGHGVGMREAVRAGLQHYFDGVRADPDREKAMLELTQWALREPGFEPLAQRQYARYHAVAAQAAADAARLTGSVWLRPIDEVARILVSFTDGLTLAWLVTRDDRAAAATMDVAADALAALTAPAASRSHTPAASSTAASRTSVSRTSDPKAGRR; this is encoded by the coding sequence ATGACGCGTATCCCGGTGGCGGACCGGCGCACGGCGCTGGTCCAGGCTGCGCTCCGGCTGATCGCGCGCGACGGCGTCGCCGCGGCCACCACCCGGCGGATCGTCGCCGAGGCGGACATGCCCCTGGCCTCCTTCCACTACGTGTTCGCATCGCGGGACGAGCTGATGGCCGAGCTCATCGAGGCGGCCGTCGAGAGCGAGCAGCGCGACTTCGCGCCGGTGCTGGCGGGCTGCGACGGCGGGCACGGTGTCGGGATGCGCGAAGCGGTCCGCGCCGGGCTTCAGCACTACTTCGACGGCGTCCGCGCCGACCCCGACCGCGAGAAGGCGATGCTCGAGCTGACCCAGTGGGCGCTCCGCGAGCCCGGGTTCGAGCCGCTCGCGCAGCGCCAGTACGCGCGCTACCACGCCGTCGCCGCACAGGCGGCCGCCGACGCCGCACGGTTGACGGGCAGCGTCTGGCTGCGGCCGATCGACGAGGTGGCCCGCATCCTCGTGTCGTTCACCGACGGTCTGACGCTCGCCTGGCTGGTGACGCGGGACGACCGGGCGGCCGCCGCCACCATGGACGTCGCCGCCGACGCGCTCGCCGCCCTGACGGCGCCCGCCGCATCCCGCAGCCACACGCCCGCCGCATCCAGCACCGCCGCATCCCGCACCTCCGTCTCCCGCACCTCCGACCCGAAAGCAGGCCGCCGATGA
- a CDS encoding YchJ family protein, which produces MTTRCPCLSGETYDACCGPLHRGEPAPTAERLMRSRFSAFALGDAGYLLRSWHPSTRPAELTLDADVRWYRLDIERTERGGPFDTDGVVEFVAHYKGAERGSLHEVSRFVREGRDWFYVDAVTADRRA; this is translated from the coding sequence GTGACCACCCGCTGTCCTTGCCTGAGCGGCGAGACTTACGACGCGTGCTGCGGCCCGCTGCACCGCGGCGAGCCCGCTCCCACCGCGGAGCGGCTGATGCGGTCGCGGTTCAGCGCGTTCGCCCTCGGCGACGCCGGCTACCTGCTGCGCAGCTGGCATCCCTCGACGCGTCCCGCCGAGCTCACGCTCGACGCGGACGTCCGCTGGTACCGGCTCGACATCGAGCGCACGGAGCGCGGCGGACCGTTCGACACCGACGGTGTGGTCGAGTTCGTCGCGCACTACAAGGGCGCCGAGCGGGGGAGCCTCCACGAGGTCTCGCGCTTCGTCCGCGAGGGCCGCGACTGGTTCTACGTGGACGCGGTCACGGCCGACCGCCGGGCCTAG
- a CDS encoding FAD-dependent oxidoreductase: protein MPKILIVGGGYAGFYTAWKLEKQLRPGEAEVTMVDPLPYMTYQPFLPEVAAGSIEPRHAVVAHRRHLKTTNIITAKVTYVDHARKVATIQPPVGESYEFEYDIVVVTAGAVSRTFPIPGVADQAVGLKNIEEAVYIRDRLLTNFDKAAGMPAGPERDRLLTFVVVGGGFAGIEIFAELRSFASALLKRYPEISFEDTHFHLIEAMGRIMPEVSLPTSHWVIKNLAERGAQIHLDTQLSSAVDGVIQLSTGESFESDLIVWTAGVMANPEIVRHTDLPIEERGRLRVRADLRVGTDDEIIEDAWGAGDVSAVPDLTGGGVGGYCVPNAQHAVRQGKLLAKNIVASLRGELPRQYYHKSLGAVAGLGVGVGVLQSGKIAVKGVLGWLAHRGYHGLAMPSWERKFRVIWGWWNNLWLDRDIVSLQAVQNPRANFEEFAARPKPAVEAAPAEPAKKAPARKKAEPATKQPAEVTAK from the coding sequence GTGCCCAAAATCCTGATCGTCGGCGGCGGATACGCCGGCTTCTACACCGCGTGGAAGCTCGAGAAGCAGCTCCGCCCGGGCGAGGCCGAGGTCACCATGGTCGACCCCCTGCCCTACATGACGTACCAGCCGTTCCTCCCGGAGGTCGCGGCGGGCTCCATCGAGCCGCGTCACGCGGTGGTCGCGCACCGCCGCCACCTCAAGACGACCAACATCATCACCGCGAAGGTCACCTACGTCGACCACGCGCGCAAGGTCGCCACGATCCAGCCGCCGGTGGGCGAATCCTACGAGTTCGAGTACGACATCGTCGTGGTCACGGCCGGCGCCGTGTCGCGCACGTTCCCGATCCCGGGCGTCGCCGACCAGGCCGTCGGCCTCAAGAACATCGAGGAGGCCGTGTACATCCGCGACCGGCTTCTCACCAACTTCGACAAGGCGGCGGGCATGCCGGCCGGCCCGGAGCGCGACCGTCTGCTCACCTTCGTCGTCGTCGGCGGCGGCTTCGCGGGCATCGAGATCTTCGCCGAGCTCCGCTCCTTCGCGAGCGCCCTGCTGAAGCGCTACCCGGAGATCTCCTTCGAGGACACGCACTTCCACCTGATCGAGGCCATGGGCCGGATCATGCCGGAGGTGTCGCTCCCGACCAGCCACTGGGTGATCAAGAACCTGGCGGAGCGCGGTGCGCAGATCCACCTCGACACGCAGCTCTCGAGCGCGGTCGACGGCGTCATCCAGCTGTCCACCGGTGAGAGCTTCGAGTCCGACCTCATCGTCTGGACCGCCGGCGTCATGGCGAACCCGGAGATCGTGCGTCACACCGACCTCCCGATCGAGGAGCGCGGCCGCCTGCGCGTGCGCGCCGACCTCCGCGTCGGGACGGACGACGAGATCATCGAGGACGCCTGGGGCGCGGGCGACGTGTCCGCCGTCCCCGATCTGACCGGCGGCGGCGTGGGCGGCTACTGCGTGCCGAACGCCCAGCACGCGGTGCGTCAGGGCAAGCTGCTCGCGAAGAACATCGTCGCCTCGCTGCGCGGCGAGCTGCCGCGCCAGTACTACCACAAGAGCCTCGGCGCGGTGGCCGGCCTCGGCGTCGGCGTCGGCGTGCTCCAGTCGGGCAAGATCGCCGTCAAGGGCGTTCTCGGCTGGCTGGCCCACCGTGGCTACCACGGCCTCGCGATGCCGTCGTGGGAGCGCAAGTTCCGCGTGATCTGGGGCTGGTGGAACAACCTGTGGCTCGACCGCGACATCGTGTCGCTGCAGGCCGTCCAGAACCCGCGCGCGAACTTCGAGGAGTTCGCCGCCCGCCCGAAGCCGGCCGTCGAGGCCGCTCCGGCCGAGCCGGCGAAGAAGGCCCCCGCCCGCAAGAAGGCGGAGCCGGCGACCAAGCAGCCCGCTGAGGTCACCGCGAAGTAA
- a CDS encoding S8 family serine peptidase yields MARRGGAAVRGGMRDRGAERLRRLVGVRRAAGARRTSGARLARLTASVAVVAVALAGAVVPATAAHADQVRDLEYWLNDYGFSQAWATTRGAGVTVAVIDTGVDGSVPDLAGAIVGGTDVSGVGSANGEKPLGDAESANHGTWVASLLAGRGTGPDSGVLGAAPEAGVLAVSVALGKALGPVGSDEQIAQAVHWAVDNGAKVINMSLTRNTLDWPPSWDEAFQYAFAHDVVIVAAAGNRGSGTSEVGAPATIPGVLTVAGVDRAGRASFDASAQGITIGVSAPSEQLVGANPGGGYVQWAGTSGAAPLVAGAVALVRAAHPELKAADVIERIIRTARPAGGAVPSPIYGYGLLDAAAAVTATVPHVTANPMGDLADWIRIHRRAQSPSATAPPAAGGDVRAAPVPAKLTPERAVPWSQMFWPQWSVLTAFWLPFALIAGFLVLVALGGTGAWLHFRRMRSRE; encoded by the coding sequence ATGGCGCGCAGGGGTGGGGCGGCGGTCCGCGGGGGGATGCGCGACCGCGGTGCGGAGCGTCTGCGACGCCTCGTCGGTGTGCGACGTGCTGCCGGCGCGCGGCGCACGTCCGGCGCGCGCCTGGCGCGGCTCACCGCATCCGTCGCCGTCGTCGCGGTCGCCCTCGCAGGTGCGGTCGTCCCCGCGACCGCCGCGCACGCCGACCAGGTCCGCGACCTCGAGTACTGGCTGAACGACTACGGCTTCTCGCAGGCCTGGGCCACCACGCGCGGCGCCGGGGTGACCGTCGCCGTCATCGACACGGGCGTCGACGGGTCCGTCCCCGACCTCGCCGGTGCGATCGTCGGCGGCACGGACGTGTCGGGCGTCGGCTCGGCGAACGGCGAGAAGCCGCTGGGGGATGCGGAGAGCGCGAACCACGGCACGTGGGTCGCCTCGCTGCTCGCCGGCCGCGGCACCGGGCCGGACAGCGGTGTGCTCGGCGCCGCGCCCGAGGCCGGCGTGCTGGCGGTGTCCGTCGCGCTCGGCAAGGCGCTGGGACCGGTGGGCAGCGACGAGCAGATCGCTCAGGCCGTCCACTGGGCGGTCGACAACGGCGCGAAGGTCATCAACATGTCGCTGACCCGCAACACCCTGGACTGGCCGCCCAGCTGGGACGAGGCCTTCCAGTACGCCTTCGCCCACGACGTCGTGATCGTGGCCGCCGCGGGCAACCGGGGGAGCGGCACCAGCGAGGTCGGCGCGCCCGCGACCATCCCGGGCGTGCTGACCGTCGCGGGCGTCGACCGCGCGGGGCGGGCGAGCTTCGATGCGTCAGCGCAAGGCATCACGATCGGCGTCTCGGCGCCGAGCGAGCAGCTCGTCGGGGCGAACCCGGGCGGGGGCTACGTGCAGTGGGCGGGCACCAGCGGCGCGGCACCTCTGGTCGCCGGGGCGGTCGCGCTGGTGCGGGCCGCGCATCCCGAGCTGAAGGCGGCGGATGTGATCGAGCGCATCATCCGCACCGCTCGGCCCGCAGGCGGCGCGGTGCCCAGCCCCATCTACGGCTACGGGCTGCTGGATGCGGCGGCGGCGGTCACCGCCACGGTCCCGCACGTCACGGCGAACCCGATGGGCGACCTCGCGGACTGGATCCGCATCCACCGCCGGGCGCAGTCGCCGTCCGCCACCGCGCCGCCGGCAGCGGGCGGGGATGTTCGCGCTGCGCCGGTGCCCGCGAAACTGACCCCCGAGCGCGCGGTACCATGGAGTCAGATGTTCTGGCCGCAATGGAGCGTCCTCACCGCTTTCTGGCTGCCATTCGCCTTGATCGCCGGCTTCCTCGTCCTCGTCGCCCTCGGCGGCACCGGCGCGTGGCTGCATTTCAGGCGGATGCGCAGCAGGGAGTAA
- a CDS encoding DUF501 domain-containing protein: MTRPPFDPVTDDDIAVVSEQLGRPARNVVGIAARCVCGRPTVVSTAPRLDDGTPFPTFYYLTHPAATAAMSALEATQVMNEYNDLLADDEEVAAQYREAHEQYLADRESIAVVDEISGISAGGMPSRVKCLHALAAHALAAGPGVNPIGDLALARGGWSPAVCECRIDVAG, from the coding sequence ATGACCCGACCGCCCTTCGATCCCGTGACCGACGACGACATCGCCGTGGTCTCCGAGCAGCTCGGCCGCCCGGCCCGCAACGTCGTCGGCATCGCCGCGCGCTGCGTGTGCGGCCGCCCGACCGTCGTCTCGACGGCCCCGCGGCTCGACGACGGGACGCCGTTCCCGACCTTCTACTACCTGACGCATCCGGCCGCGACCGCCGCGATGTCGGCGCTCGAGGCGACCCAGGTGATGAACGAGTACAACGACCTGCTCGCGGACGACGAGGAGGTCGCCGCGCAGTACCGGGAGGCGCACGAGCAGTACCTCGCCGACCGCGAGTCGATCGCCGTCGTCGACGAGATCTCCGGCATCTCCGCCGGCGGGATGCCGTCCCGCGTCAAGTGCCTGCACGCGCTCGCGGCCCACGCGCTGGCCGCCGGACCCGGCGTCAACCCGATCGGCGACCTCGCGCTCGCCCGCGGCGGATGGTCGCCCGCGGTGTGCGAGTGCCGCATCGACGTCGCGGGGTAG